In the Candidatus Limnocylindrales bacterium genome, one interval contains:
- the metG gene encoding methionine--tRNA ligase has translation MSSRIHLTTPLYYVNAEPHLGHTYTTVVVDTAARFHRSMGREVFFLTGTDEHGDKIAQAAAAKGSEPREYADRVSGLFRSTWDACGISYDHFVRTTDDYHVRFVQQMLQKIHDAGDIYFGEYGGKYCYGCERFYADRELVGGKCPDHQTEPTFISEKNYFFRMGKYQQQLLDHLAAHPETISPAGYRNEVMGLLREPLEDLCISRPKARLTWGIELPFDREYVTYVWFDALVNYVSALAHAKGGDWPAWWNGAHHFVAKDILKPHSVFWPTMLMAAGYPVYESLHVHGYWNMGESKMSKSLGNVIRPLEMKARFGMDGFRYFLLREMAFGSDAAFTEDGFITRFNADLSNGIGNLVSRVLAMQQKYFDGVVQPIAKEHAAPLDDALERAFVEAERRAIDAFEHYQFH, from the coding sequence ATGAGCTCCCGCATCCACCTGACGACGCCGCTGTATTACGTCAACGCCGAGCCGCATCTCGGACATACGTACACTACCGTCGTCGTCGACACCGCCGCGCGCTTCCATCGGTCGATGGGCCGCGAGGTGTTCTTCCTGACCGGAACCGACGAGCACGGCGACAAGATCGCGCAGGCTGCGGCGGCGAAGGGCAGCGAGCCGCGCGAATACGCCGACCGCGTGTCCGGTCTTTTCCGTTCGACGTGGGATGCGTGCGGGATCTCGTACGATCACTTCGTGCGCACGACCGACGATTACCACGTGCGCTTCGTGCAGCAGATGCTGCAGAAGATCCACGACGCCGGCGACATCTACTTCGGCGAATACGGTGGCAAGTACTGCTACGGCTGCGAGCGGTTCTACGCGGACCGCGAGCTCGTCGGCGGCAAATGCCCCGATCACCAGACCGAGCCGACGTTCATCAGCGAGAAGAACTACTTCTTCCGCATGGGCAAATACCAGCAGCAGCTCCTCGACCATCTGGCCGCGCATCCGGAGACGATCTCACCTGCCGGGTATCGCAACGAAGTGATGGGCCTTCTTCGCGAGCCGCTCGAGGACCTCTGCATCTCGCGGCCCAAAGCGCGCCTGACGTGGGGAATCGAGCTGCCGTTCGATCGCGAGTACGTGACGTACGTGTGGTTCGATGCGCTCGTCAACTACGTGAGCGCGCTCGCGCATGCCAAAGGCGGCGACTGGCCGGCGTGGTGGAACGGCGCGCACCACTTCGTTGCCAAAGATATCCTCAAGCCGCATTCGGTGTTCTGGCCGACGATGCTGATGGCTGCGGGCTATCCCGTCTACGAGTCGCTGCACGTGCACGGCTACTGGAACATGGGCGAGTCGAAGATGTCGAAGTCGCTCGGCAACGTGATCCGGCCGCTCGAGATGAAAGCGCGCTTCGGCATGGACGGCTTCCGCTACTTCCTGCTGCGCGAGATGGCCTTCGGCAGCGACGCGGCGTTCACCGAAGACGGATTCATCACGCGCTTCAACGCCGACCTGTCGAACGGCATCGGCAATCTCGTCAGCCGCGTGCTCGCGATGCAGCAGAAATACTTCGACGGCGTCGTGCAGCCGATCGCAAAAGAACACGCCGCACCGCTCGACGACGCGCTCGAGCGCGCCTTCGTCGAGGCCGAGCGTCGCGCGATCGATGCATTCGAGCACTACCAGTTCCACAT
- the tmk gene encoding dTMP kinase, producing the protein MGFFATFEGIEGSGKSTQSRRILEHLRAGGHDVVLTREPGGTEITAQIRALLANPESRLDPTAELMLFLADRAQHVSSVIRPALDAGKIVLCDRYCDSTLAYQGYGRGHDLGWLEELNWRASHGVVPDLTLWIDCPVETGLGRVERRAGGPGDRFEAEPLEFHTRIQNGFAVLAARFPERIVRISSDRDPEAVAADCIEIFDRRLAAKAAAPRTSIPVQAP; encoded by the coding sequence ATGGGATTCTTCGCGACATTCGAAGGCATCGAAGGCTCGGGCAAGTCGACGCAGTCGCGGCGAATCCTCGAGCACCTTCGCGCCGGCGGCCACGACGTCGTGCTGACGCGCGAGCCCGGCGGCACCGAGATCACCGCACAGATCCGCGCGCTGCTCGCCAATCCCGAGAGCCGGCTCGACCCGACGGCCGAGCTGATGCTGTTCCTCGCCGACCGCGCGCAGCACGTCTCGAGCGTGATCCGCCCGGCGCTCGACGCGGGAAAAATCGTGCTCTGCGACCGTTACTGCGACTCGACCCTTGCCTACCAGGGCTACGGCCGCGGCCACGATCTCGGCTGGCTCGAAGAGCTCAACTGGCGCGCATCGCACGGCGTGGTGCCGGACCTGACGCTGTGGATCGATTGTCCGGTCGAAACCGGTCTGGGCCGCGTCGAGCGGCGCGCGGGCGGGCCGGGCGACCGCTTCGAAGCCGAGCCGCTCGAGTTCCACACGCGCATCCAGAACGGATTTGCGGTGCTCGCCGCGCGCTTCCCCGAGCGCATCGTGCGCATCTCGAGCGATCGCGATCCGGAAGCGGTCGCTGCCGACTGCATCGAAATATTCGACCGCCGGCTCGCGGCCAAAGCTGCCGCGCCGCGCACGTCGATTCCCGTTCAGGCGCCGTGA
- a CDS encoding prepilin-type N-terminal cleavage/methylation domain-containing protein yields MNRQKGLTLLECAAALAVAAIVLVTSARISQASASLVRHARLEADAAGLARNLLEHELGAPCSASFECPPAYRCSVTRAAVAQTADHVTARVERIDGEASEELSTLAPVPSCGG; encoded by the coding sequence ATGAATCGGCAGAAAGGATTGACTCTTCTCGAGTGCGCCGCGGCCCTCGCCGTGGCGGCCATCGTGCTGGTCACCAGCGCGCGCATCAGCCAGGCGTCGGCGAGCCTCGTGCGCCATGCGCGCCTCGAAGCCGACGCCGCGGGTCTTGCGCGCAATCTCCTCGAGCACGAGCTCGGTGCGCCGTGCAGCGCATCGTTCGAGTGTCCGCCCGCGTATCGCTGCTCGGTCACGCGCGCCGCAGTCGCGCAGACGGCCGATCACGTCACCGCGCGCGTCGAGCGCATCGACGGCGAAGCGAGCGAGGAGCTGAGCACGCTCGCGCCGGTGCCGTCGTGCGGAGGATGA
- a CDS encoding oxaloacetate decarboxylase produces MRDPRLLDLLSDRSISLTTGVFDALSAKLAEKAGFAAAMLSGYSVAGAALAEPDFGILTQTEMIETARRVVAAVDMPILVDGDTGGGGVANVQRLVRELVTIGARGVFLEDQQWPKRCGHMRGKSLVALEEHLEKISAARDAKGDSDFLIVGRTDARAVAGLDEAIRRGLAMKEAGADLVFVEAPESVDEMRRITAEIPPPLLVNMVEGGRTPLLPLRELEAIGYEVAVYPVTGILSAARALENAYTHLATHGDTALLGERMMGFDEFGRLVGLEEKYALAEKYRR; encoded by the coding sequence ATGCGCGATCCACGACTTCTCGATCTTCTGAGCGACCGCTCGATCAGCCTGACGACCGGCGTCTTCGATGCGCTGTCGGCAAAGCTTGCCGAGAAAGCCGGCTTCGCTGCGGCGATGCTGAGCGGCTACTCGGTGGCGGGCGCGGCTCTTGCCGAGCCCGACTTCGGCATCCTTACGCAAACCGAGATGATCGAGACCGCGCGCCGCGTGGTTGCGGCGGTCGACATGCCGATCCTCGTCGACGGCGACACCGGCGGAGGCGGCGTTGCCAACGTGCAGCGGCTCGTGCGTGAGCTCGTCACGATCGGCGCGCGCGGAGTCTTTCTCGAAGACCAGCAGTGGCCGAAGCGCTGCGGCCACATGCGCGGCAAGAGCCTCGTCGCGCTCGAGGAGCATCTCGAGAAGATCTCCGCGGCGCGCGACGCCAAAGGCGACAGCGATTTCCTGATCGTAGGCCGGACCGACGCGCGCGCGGTCGCCGGCCTCGACGAAGCGATCCGTCGCGGCCTCGCGATGAAGGAAGCCGGCGCCGACCTCGTGTTCGTCGAAGCGCCCGAAAGCGTCGATGAGATGCGCCGCATTACCGCCGAGATTCCGCCTCCTCTACTCGTCAACATGGTCGAAGGCGGTCGCACGCCGCTTCTGCCGCTCCGCGAGCTTGAAGCGATCGGGTACGAAGTGGCCGTCTACCCGGTCACGGGCATCCTGTCGGCTGCGCGTGCGCTCGAGAACGCATACACGCATCTGGCGACGCACGGTGATACGGCCCTGCTCGGTGAGCGGATGATGGGCTTCGACGAGTTCGGCCGCCTCGTGGGCCTCGAAGAAAAATACGCGCTCGCAGAAAAGTATCGTCGCTGA
- a CDS encoding NAD(P)/FAD-dependent oxidoreductase: MTTNIETCEVAIVGGGPAGLSAALVLGRCRRRVVLFDSGEYRNAASHAMHGFLSRDGLAPSELRRIAREEIARYETVEFRSERVENAVATGKGFELTTQSGRALRCRKLLIATGLVDDLPDVAGTEELYGKSIHHCPYCEGWEVRDQPLAAYGCGDGAGGGIAVELLLWSRDVVLCTNGPCGLTDEYRAKLERFRIGLREERVRRFEGDESRIRIIFESGEVLERRALFFNTGSRQRSDLARRLGCEFDERGGVRCVKFQSTCVPGVYVAGDASRDALQVIVAAGEGSEAAVGINKALVEEDLL, encoded by the coding sequence GTGACCACGAACATCGAGACGTGTGAAGTGGCGATCGTCGGTGGAGGCCCGGCCGGACTTTCGGCGGCCCTGGTGCTTGGCCGCTGCCGCCGGCGCGTCGTGCTTTTCGACTCCGGCGAGTACCGCAATGCCGCGTCGCACGCGATGCATGGTTTCCTGAGCCGCGACGGGCTCGCTCCGTCCGAGCTGCGGCGGATCGCCCGCGAGGAAATCGCCCGCTACGAAACCGTCGAGTTTCGCAGCGAGCGCGTCGAAAACGCGGTGGCAACAGGCAAAGGTTTCGAGCTGACCACGCAAAGCGGCAGGGCCCTGCGCTGCCGCAAGCTCCTGATCGCGACCGGTCTCGTCGACGACCTGCCGGATGTTGCCGGAACCGAAGAGCTGTACGGCAAATCCATCCACCACTGCCCGTACTGCGAAGGCTGGGAAGTGCGCGATCAGCCGCTCGCGGCCTACGGCTGCGGCGACGGCGCGGGCGGCGGAATTGCTGTCGAGCTGCTGCTGTGGAGCAGGGACGTCGTGCTGTGCACCAACGGTCCCTGCGGGCTCACCGACGAATACCGCGCAAAGCTCGAGCGGTTCCGCATCGGACTGCGCGAGGAGCGCGTGCGCCGCTTCGAAGGCGACGAATCGCGTATCCGGATCATCTTCGAAAGCGGCGAGGTGCTCGAGCGGCGCGCGCTGTTCTTCAACACCGGCTCACGCCAGCGCTCCGACCTTGCGCGCAGGCTCGGATGCGAGTTCGACGAACGCGGCGGCGTCCGCTGCGTCAAGTTCCAGAGCACGTGCGTTCCCGGCGTCTACGTTGCCGGCGACGCATCGCGCGACGCGCTGCAGGTGATCGTCGCGGCAGGCGAGGGCTCCGAAGCGGCCGTCGGCATCAACAAGGCGCTGGTCGAAGAAGACCTGCTCTGA
- a CDS encoding acyl-CoA dehydrogenase family protein — protein MDLSYGPKYEAFREEVRAFLEGEKHNAPSASIGLSEGSGQVRDWQKKLVEHGYASRTVPRDYGGFGAAPDLLENIIIDEEFRRAGASRGMANQGISMFVPTLLQYGSEEQKRRYIGPTIRGEMIWCQGYSEPGSGSDLASLKTSAVLDGDEFVINGQKIWTSTAREAQMMFALVRTEPDAPKHEGISYLLVDMKSPGITIRPLVMMTGQAGFNEVFFDNVRVPREILIGRRGQGWEVGKATLIHERNMLGAADLTESTYLGCVDVLREFGVLDHGVYRDRLMKLAARTQAMKYHSMRMLTDRLKKRPPNAAALIMKLNGCQLNHDIAKLAIDAMEEVGTLKRGSRHARADGAWQIGYMFQLGLIIGGGTAQIQKNIISEIGLGMPREPKAGTGTLSRR, from the coding sequence ATGGATCTGAGCTACGGCCCCAAATACGAAGCCTTTCGAGAGGAAGTGCGCGCTTTCCTCGAGGGCGAGAAGCACAATGCGCCGAGCGCATCGATCGGCCTGTCGGAGGGATCCGGGCAGGTCCGCGACTGGCAGAAGAAGCTGGTCGAGCACGGCTACGCGAGCCGCACCGTGCCGCGCGACTACGGCGGCTTTGGCGCGGCCCCCGATCTTCTCGAAAACATCATCATCGACGAGGAGTTCCGGCGGGCCGGCGCGTCGCGCGGGATGGCCAACCAGGGCATCAGCATGTTCGTACCGACGCTGCTCCAGTACGGCAGCGAAGAGCAGAAGCGGCGCTACATCGGCCCGACGATCCGCGGCGAGATGATCTGGTGCCAGGGCTACAGCGAGCCTGGAAGCGGCTCCGACCTGGCCAGTTTGAAGACCTCGGCCGTGCTCGACGGCGACGAGTTCGTGATCAACGGCCAGAAGATCTGGACGAGCACCGCGCGAGAAGCCCAGATGATGTTCGCGCTCGTGCGCACCGAGCCCGACGCGCCCAAGCACGAAGGCATCAGCTACCTGCTCGTCGACATGAAGTCGCCGGGCATCACGATCCGTCCGCTCGTCATGATGACGGGCCAGGCCGGCTTCAACGAAGTCTTCTTCGACAACGTGCGGGTGCCGCGCGAGATCCTGATCGGCCGTCGCGGGCAGGGCTGGGAAGTCGGAAAGGCCACGCTCATCCACGAGCGCAACATGCTCGGCGCCGCCGATCTGACCGAATCGACCTATCTCGGATGCGTCGACGTGCTGCGCGAGTTCGGCGTGCTCGACCACGGCGTCTACCGCGACCGACTCATGAAGCTCGCCGCGCGCACGCAGGCGATGAAGTACCACTCGATGCGGATGCTGACCGACCGGCTGAAGAAGCGCCCGCCGAATGCCGCCGCACTGATCATGAAGCTCAACGGCTGCCAGCTGAACCACGACATCGCCAAGCTCGCGATCGACGCGATGGAAGAAGTCGGGACGCTCAAGCGCGGCTCGCGGCATGCCCGCGCCGACGGCGCATGGCAGATCGGCTACATGTTCCAGCTCGGCCTGATCATCGGCGGCGGCACCGCGCAGATCCAGAAAAACATCATCAGCGAAATCGGCCTCGGCATGCCGCGCGAGCCGAAAGCAGGGACTGGTACGCTTTCGCGTCGGTAA
- a CDS encoding acyl-CoA dehydrogenase family protein, with product MDFGLSDDQSMFQQSLRGFLAERVPTERVRAVMESASGHDAALIRQLADQGVTGILIPEEYGGTGLGLLDAALAAEELGRAAAPFSFHTAAVLAPLLLAASASDKAKSEWLPRIAEGKSLVSVILGAPRVNGGRLRGSSMFVADANVADAFVVVCGDESSPEFHLIARGATGLRVEPLATVDDTRRVGEVFFEDVAVDASTRLEITDGAAMLARAIDAARVALAADALGAAERSLEEAVKYALTREQFGRVIGSFQAVKHMCAEVFAEVEPVRSLLWYAAFAWDEQKEDARAFAALLKSHATEVATEATTTCVQVYGGMGFTYECDMQLWFKRAGYDRQMFGSPTRLREIAADLMTAA from the coding sequence ATGGATTTCGGCCTCTCCGACGACCAGTCAATGTTCCAGCAATCCCTGCGCGGCTTTCTTGCGGAGCGCGTTCCGACGGAGCGTGTGCGCGCCGTGATGGAGAGCGCGAGCGGACACGACGCCGCACTCATCCGCCAGCTCGCCGACCAAGGCGTGACCGGCATTCTCATTCCGGAGGAGTACGGCGGCACCGGGCTCGGGCTTCTCGATGCGGCGCTCGCGGCCGAAGAGCTCGGTCGCGCTGCGGCGCCTTTTTCGTTTCACACCGCCGCGGTTCTCGCGCCGCTGCTGCTGGCGGCATCCGCAAGCGACAAGGCGAAGTCCGAGTGGCTGCCGCGCATCGCCGAAGGCAAGTCGCTCGTTTCGGTGATCCTCGGTGCGCCGCGCGTCAATGGAGGCCGTCTGCGCGGAAGCTCGATGTTCGTGGCGGACGCGAACGTCGCGGACGCTTTCGTCGTCGTGTGCGGAGACGAATCGTCGCCGGAGTTTCATCTGATTGCGCGCGGCGCGACGGGGCTTCGCGTGGAACCGCTGGCAACGGTCGACGACACCCGGCGTGTCGGCGAAGTGTTCTTCGAAGATGTTGCGGTCGATGCGAGCACGCGTCTCGAGATCACGGACGGAGCGGCCATGCTTGCCCGTGCGATCGATGCAGCGCGCGTCGCGCTTGCCGCCGACGCACTCGGCGCCGCCGAGCGGTCGCTCGAAGAGGCCGTCAAGTATGCACTGACGCGCGAGCAGTTCGGCCGCGTGATCGGATCGTTCCAGGCCGTCAAGCACATGTGCGCCGAAGTCTTTGCCGAGGTCGAGCCTGTGCGCTCGCTGCTGTGGTATGCCGCGTTCGCATGGGACGAACAGAAGGAAGACGCACGAGCGTTTGCCGCGCTCCTCAAGAGCCACGCGACCGAAGTCGCAACCGAAGCCACGACGACGTGCGTGCAGGTCTACGGCGGCATGGGCTTTACGTACGAGTGCGACATGCAGCTGTGGTTCAAGCGCGCGGGATATGACCGACAGATGTTCGGATCGCCGACGCGGCTGAGAGAGATCGCGGCGGATCTGATGACTGCCGCGTAG
- a CDS encoding tetratricopeptide repeat protein, which translates to MDAARRGDDEASVKYLQQAIETEPRSEGAAFARDTLAEMYGARLYPDMVTSCPRSAQQAFANAEEQFGKGNFDAAIPLYQSAVADCPASAPMRVSLADAYFARGDHDKARGMFREAIAIDPWNRAAWRYLSDAENRLGNRTAAWEAALFAVLSDPDYQMGWVTLDYCSAKPIERIYVVKPRLARTNDGKITINIPSVDPTYPDAEAGRLAWISYGVLLNLPVVAVESRLDRERRLVLRALDAYQEIGLDKGKKASPLWDELKSANAAGFLDEAIFVRLIDKELAPDYAEFRNTHRARLIEYMKRFVTQPPASFVRPTI; encoded by the coding sequence ATGGACGCTGCCCGCCGCGGCGACGACGAAGCGTCCGTGAAATATCTCCAGCAGGCGATCGAAACTGAGCCGCGCAGCGAGGGCGCCGCGTTCGCACGCGATACTCTCGCCGAGATGTACGGTGCGCGGCTCTACCCGGATATGGTGACCAGCTGTCCCCGCAGCGCCCAACAGGCGTTCGCGAATGCCGAAGAACAGTTCGGTAAAGGCAATTTCGATGCTGCGATTCCGCTCTATCAAAGTGCTGTGGCTGATTGCCCGGCATCGGCGCCGATGCGGGTGTCGCTCGCCGATGCGTACTTTGCGAGAGGCGATCACGACAAGGCGCGCGGAATGTTTCGTGAAGCGATCGCAATCGACCCGTGGAATCGCGCGGCCTGGCGCTATCTTTCCGACGCGGAGAACCGGCTCGGCAACCGTACGGCAGCCTGGGAGGCCGCGCTGTTCGCCGTACTCAGCGACCCGGATTACCAGATGGGTTGGGTCACTCTCGACTACTGCAGCGCCAAACCGATCGAGCGTATCTATGTCGTCAAACCGCGCCTTGCGAGAACGAACGACGGCAAGATCACGATCAACATTCCTTCGGTCGATCCGACCTATCCCGACGCCGAGGCCGGGCGCCTCGCGTGGATCTCGTACGGCGTGCTGCTGAATCTTCCGGTCGTGGCGGTGGAGTCGAGACTGGACCGCGAACGCCGTCTCGTCCTGCGTGCGCTCGATGCCTACCAGGAGATTGGCCTCGACAAGGGCAAGAAAGCGAGCCCGCTATGGGACGAGCTGAAGTCCGCGAACGCTGCCGGCTTCCTCGACGAAGCGATTTTCGTCCGGCTGATCGACAAGGAACTGGCGCCCGACTACGCCGAATTCCGGAACACTCATCGCGCCCGGCTGATCGAATATATGAAGAGATTCGTCACTCAGCCGCCGGCGTCCTTCGTCCGGCCGACGATCTGA
- a CDS encoding sulfatase-like hydrolase/transferase — MVSTVVVALLSTSCRDRPAAVHEQVGHNLLLVTLDTTRADHLGVYGDTGALTPAIDALAARGTLFEHAYTSCPQTLPAHATLMTGLDPPEHGLHVNGKDALAPDVPTLATSLSARGYNTAAFIAAFVLHHRHGLGRGFDVYDDDLRHAPQSAEPLSIYRPGNMVVDAALAWLATVAGQPKPFFAWVHLYDAHFPYRAHDELDGTIFAKAETYDAGVAFEDRQLGRLLAYLEAEHLSDRTNVIVIADHGEGLQDHGELEHGYLLNEEVLRVPLVVAGPDVRANQRIAALVSMIDILPTALDLSGVPAQRGLRGRSLVPAFHGDSIDSRPSYAETDLPYRIFGWNPLRSVTTPDWKYVRTTRPELYERPQDMRELSNLASTRPEQVRRLDDLLTGIEREMKRAATSRSVTLSAADKDRLRVLGYSPDEQRTSTEDGVTGKKDIKDMLAVKHLATGLTRGLAFGTLKLGERLAIARELVEKSPETASFHDDFGTALLDAGKIEDAARRFKEAIDIQPDLASARYHMGQAQLRLGKPDVAATFFAEALRIDPEFAAADLEMGNALAAQNKFDEALGFYAETVRLQPEMIQAYQQMGSVLVRLGRSDAAIEQYRHALRIRPGVAAIQFELANVLASQGKLAEAVDHYTMAIELAPTWADAENNLAVALAALGKTTEAREHYRRAVELGERACKLTNQKDAQALGTLAAAYVAAGRRNDGIATAEHALQVAIASGQSELASTLRERLERYRELPETRGADELHIPAAPAATPPDSAGAHSHEP; from the coding sequence TTGGTCTCCACCGTGGTGGTGGCGCTGCTGTCCACGTCGTGTCGCGACCGTCCTGCGGCCGTGCATGAACAAGTCGGCCACAACCTTCTTCTCGTCACGCTCGATACGACTCGCGCCGACCATCTGGGTGTCTACGGAGACACCGGCGCTCTTACGCCCGCGATCGACGCTCTCGCCGCTCGCGGAACTTTATTCGAGCACGCCTATACGAGCTGCCCGCAAACACTCCCCGCACATGCGACGCTGATGACCGGACTCGATCCGCCCGAGCACGGCCTTCACGTCAACGGCAAGGATGCGCTGGCGCCGGACGTTCCGACCCTGGCAACCTCGCTGTCCGCGCGGGGATACAACACCGCAGCATTCATCGCGGCGTTCGTCCTTCATCACCGCCACGGTCTGGGCCGCGGTTTCGATGTTTACGACGACGACCTCCGTCATGCACCGCAGAGCGCAGAGCCGCTTTCCATTTACCGTCCCGGCAACATGGTCGTCGATGCTGCGCTCGCATGGCTCGCCACGGTCGCAGGCCAGCCGAAGCCATTTTTTGCGTGGGTCCATCTCTACGATGCGCACTTTCCGTACCGCGCGCATGACGAGCTCGACGGCACCATATTCGCGAAAGCCGAGACGTACGACGCGGGAGTTGCGTTCGAGGACAGGCAGCTCGGTCGGCTCCTTGCTTACCTCGAAGCGGAGCATCTTTCCGATCGGACGAACGTCATCGTGATTGCGGATCACGGCGAAGGACTTCAGGACCACGGCGAGCTCGAGCATGGTTACCTGCTGAACGAGGAAGTTCTGCGTGTGCCGCTGGTCGTCGCCGGCCCCGACGTACGTGCGAACCAGCGTATCGCCGCGCTGGTCTCGATGATCGACATACTGCCGACCGCGCTCGATCTGTCCGGCGTGCCGGCGCAGCGAGGACTGCGCGGGCGAAGTCTCGTTCCGGCGTTCCATGGAGACTCGATCGACTCGCGGCCGAGTTATGCCGAAACCGACCTCCCTTACCGCATCTTCGGCTGGAACCCGCTGCGAAGCGTGACGACCCCTGACTGGAAGTACGTACGCACGACCCGGCCCGAGCTGTACGAACGCCCACAGGACATGCGCGAGCTTTCCAATCTTGCCAGCACTCGTCCCGAGCAAGTCAGGAGGCTCGACGATCTGCTGACCGGAATCGAACGCGAGATGAAGCGCGCTGCCACATCCCGGTCGGTAACGCTTAGCGCAGCCGACAAGGATCGCCTGCGTGTCCTCGGTTACTCGCCCGACGAACAACGCACGAGCACGGAGGACGGAGTCACCGGGAAAAAGGACATCAAAGACATGCTCGCGGTCAAGCATCTCGCGACAGGTCTGACGCGCGGCCTTGCCTTCGGCACTCTGAAACTCGGCGAGCGTCTCGCCATCGCGCGCGAGCTCGTCGAGAAGAGCCCCGAGACGGCATCGTTCCACGATGATTTCGGTACGGCGCTCCTTGACGCAGGAAAGATCGAGGACGCTGCCCGTCGCTTCAAAGAAGCGATCGACATCCAGCCCGACCTCGCCAGCGCCCGGTATCACATGGGACAGGCACAGCTCCGTCTCGGAAAACCGGACGTCGCCGCGACGTTCTTCGCGGAAGCACTTCGCATCGATCCCGAGTTCGCCGCCGCCGATCTCGAAATGGGAAACGCGCTGGCAGCGCAGAACAAGTTCGACGAGGCGCTCGGCTTCTATGCGGAAACCGTGCGCCTTCAGCCCGAGATGATCCAGGCCTACCAGCAGATGGGCTCCGTGCTCGTGCGTCTCGGCAGATCCGACGCGGCGATCGAACAGTACCGGCACGCGCTTCGGATTCGTCCCGGCGTTGCGGCGATTCAGTTCGAGCTTGCCAATGTGCTTGCGAGCCAGGGCAAACTCGCGGAGGCCGTGGATCACTACACGATGGCCATCGAGCTCGCGCCAACGTGGGCCGACGCAGAGAACAACCTCGCCGTCGCGCTCGCCGCTCTTGGAAAGACGACAGAAGCACGGGAGCACTACCGGCGCGCGGTCGAGCTCGGCGAACGTGCGTGCAAGCTCACCAATCAAAAGGATGCGCAGGCGCTCGGTACACTCGCGGCCGCGTATGTCGCTGCCGGTCGCCGCAACGACGGTATCGCGACGGCCGAGCACGCGCTGCAAGTGGCAATTGCAAGCGGACAGTCTGAATTGGCGTCGACGCTGCGCGAGCGTCTCGAGCGGTATCGAGAGCTTCCCGAAACCCGCGGCGCGGACGAGCTCCACATTCCGGCGGCGCCGGCGGCGACTCCGCCCGACTCCGCGGGCGCGCATTCGCACGAGCCGTAA